The genomic segment CTGGCGGAGCGTGTGATTCGCGAAGCCGGCCCAGGAACTGAGGCCCGCATCGACCGCATGAGCGAGATACTGCTCGCGCATGATCCACAGCCACAGGCTCTGGCCGTGCTGAAGACGTCGCTGGGCGAGATGGAGAAGCACTACGGGGCTGATCCCAAGGCTGCACACGCCCTTGTACACGAGGGCGAGAGCAAGCCTGCTGCGAACATTCCGGAACCAGAACTCGCCGCCTGGACCATGATCGCAAACGAAATGCTCAACCTGGACGAAATGTTGAACAAGTAGCCGAGGCACCCGATGAAACAGCATCCGCTGTGTAGCGATTGCGAACCTGAACTCGACATTACGCAGCTTCCAATTCCCGCCGGCCTCAAGCGCGAATGGTCTGCTGTGGAGACGCGGAGGAGATTTCTCGGCCGCTCCGGCAAAGTCTTGGGGTGGGCTGCGCTCGCCAGCCTTTTTGGCGAAGCTGCTCTGCGCGGTCACGGCGCTGACGCGAAGAATCCGGCACTTGCGACGCGCAACAACCTGGGCCTGCCGCACTTCGCACCGAAGGCTAAGCGCGCAATTTATCTATTCATGTCGGGCGGTCCGCCGCAGATGGATCTGCTCGACTACAAGCCAAATCTAGCGTCGCAATTCAACAAAGACATTCCCAATTCAGTGCGCGGGAACCAGCAACTCACCGGCATGACCGCCGGGCAATCGCGCTTCCCTATCGCGCCGTCGCATTGGGGATTCAAACAATACGGCCAGACCGGCACGTGGGTTAGCGACCTCCTGCCCTACACAGCGCGAATGATCGACGATCTCACGATCGTTAAGTCAGTGAACACAGATGCGATCAATCACGAACCCGCGATCATGTTCATCAACACAGGGAACATGAATCCCGGCAAACCGTGCCTGGGCTCGTGGCTCGCTTACGGACTGGGCAGCATGAATGACAACCTGCCGACGTTCGTCGTGCTGCAGACCAAGACAAATCCGAAAGAGAACAATCAGCCGGTCTCGTCGCGCCTGTGGAGCAGCGGGTTCCTGTCCAGTGAATATGCGGGCGTGGGGCTTCGCTCTGGCGGCGATCCTGTTCTCTATCTCGCAGATCCGGACGGGGTGGATCGCGAGGTGCGCCGCAAGATGCTGGACGCGGTGGAGCAGATCAATCGACAGACACTCGCCGATGTTGGCGATCCTGAGACGAACGCCCGCATCGCCCAGTACGAGATGGCATTTCGTATGCAGTCGTCGGTACCTGAGCTTACGGATTTGAGCAAGGAGCCGCAATCAACTTGGGATCTGTACGGGCCCGAAGCAAGGGTGCCCGGGACCTTCGCATACAACTGTCTGCTGGCGCGCCGCATGGCCGAGCGCAATGTGCGCTTCGTACAGGTGTACAAGCGTGGGTGGGATGTTCACGGCGACCTTGTGGGCACTCTGCCTATCCTTTGCCAGGAGACCGACCGCCCCTGCTACGCGCTCGTCACGGATCTCAAGCGGAGGGGCCTGCTCGACGATACGCTCGTCATCTGGGCCGGTGAATTCGGACGCACGGTCTATAGCCAGGGCGGGCTCAGCGCCGACAACTACGGCCGCGATCATCACCCGCGATGCTTCACCACCTGGATGGTGGGCGGGGGCGTGAAGCCGGGCATCACGTACGGCGAAACGGACGACTACAGCTACAACGTCGTGAAGGATCCGGTGCACGTACGCAACTTCAACGCGACGATCCTGGCGTGCCTTGGCATTGATCACAACCGGCTCACATACGATTTTCAAGGCCTTGATCAGAGACTTACTGGCCCCGCCCCCGCGTACGTGGTCAAAGGACTCCTTGCGTGATCGTTGCTGAACGAGTGACGGACGCCGCCCGAGGATTCATTCAACGAGTTCGCATTTCGACGTCCGCATGGCTGTATCCAGTGGGCGCTGCCATTCTGCTGATAGCTCTGCCGTTTGTCTTTCGACTGGACGGGCACGCGCATGCAGAGTGGTTGCAGTTCTTCGGCCGCTTTCATCCGGTGTTGCTGCACCTACCCATCGGGCTGATCGTTTTGCTTCCCGTGCTGGAGATTGCAGGTGCAAAGCGACCCGCGCTCCGCGAGGCTGCGGACTTGGTTCTTCGCGCGGCACTTGCCCTTGCGATGCCAACGCTGGCGCTCGGCTACATGCTGGCTTATGGCGCGGGGGATACGGGCACAACCGTCACCCGGCACATGTGGGGCGCCAATGTGCTTTGCATAGGGCTGATACTCTGCGTGTTTGTGCGGCCTGCATGGGCCGCTGGCCGCCAGAGGCTCGCTTATCCCACTTTGCTCACCGTAACTCTGCTTACGCTGACCTGGACCTCGCACCAGGGCGGCTCGATCACGCACGGCAGCGGCTACCTGACGCACTATATGCCCTCCGGTCTTCGTCCCATCTTCGGTGCCGACAGCGCCGAGAGCGTGAGCCCGGATTCCTTCTACGCGCGCCACATTCATCCGGTGCTCGACGCAAAATGCGTCTCCTGTCATGGAGCGAGCATGGTCAAGGGCAATCTGCGTCTGGACACCTACGACCACCTCATGCGCGGTGGCCAGGATGGAGCCGTGGTCATGCCTGGCAAGCCTGAAAATAGCATGCTTCTTGCCCGAGTAACGCTTCCCAGCGGCGACAAGCATTTCATGCCCGCTGAGGGCCGCACGCCGCTCACGTCTGATGAAATCAACTGGATTCGGGCGTGGATTCGTGCCGGCGCAACGCCGACGGCAATAAGCGTTCCGGGCGTTCGCGTCATTGAAGATCACCCGGAGCCTCCGCCGCAGCCGGTTGGCGACTACAGCCAACTTCTTCCGGAAATCCGCGCCATGCAGAACGGCGTGGGAGCAAAGCTGGTTCCGGTGTCGGCAAACCCATCAGACGGCTTGATACTTCGCACTGCGGATGTCGCGTCGTCTTTCGGAGATGCGCAGCTCGCAGCCTTTCAGAAGTTCGCGCCCTACATTGTGGAGGCGGAGCTAGCTCGTACTGCAATCACCGACGGCGGCTTCGACACGCTCCAGAAATTCACGCACCTGCGGGCGTTGCATCTTGAGGGCACATCTATCACTGGTATCGGACTCGCAAAACTCAACGCGCTGACCCAGCTCACGTACATCAATCTGAGCGGGACGAAAGTGAACGCACAATCCGTCACCGCTCTGAAAGCCATGCCGCACCTGCGCCACGTCTACCTGTTCAATACGGCCGCGCAGAGTGATGAATCCTCGGCGAAGGACCTGCAATGAAGCAAGATCGAAATCAAACCTCCCGGCGCGCATTTCTCGCCGCAATCGGAGCCACCACAATCGCCACAGCGAGTCCAGCGAACTCGCAAGCAAAGGCATCGGACATGCACGCACCACCGCAGCTTCTCGTTACCGGTAATGGTGAATGGACTTACGAAGTAGTTTCGGACTGGGGTGCGCTGCCTGCCGGCATATCGTTCGGCGGCACGCATGGCGCCATTGCGCACGATAATGCCGGCAACATTTACGTCAGCACGCAAAGCGCGACAGGCATCCTTGTCTACAGCCCCGAGGGGCGGCTGCTAAAGACGATCGCAGGCGCCTATCCTGAAGTGCACTCAATGGTGCACGCCGAAGAAAACGGAACAGAGTTCTTCTACACCACAGTGCAGAAAGGCACGCCCGAAGAGAACTGGCTGTTCGTCAAAATGAAGCTGGATGGCACGCCTGTCCTCAAGATTACGGCGCCGCGCGAAGCAGGATTCAAGGCGCCCAATGAGTGGCGGCTCACCGCTGCCGTTCCCGCGCCTGATGGCTCCATCTTCATCGCCAATGGCTATGGCGACTCGCGGATCTTTCGTTTCGATCGCAAAGGAAATTTCCTGCGAAGCTATTCGGGGAAAGGATCCGATCCGGGCCTGCTGAACTGCAGCCATGGACTGACGCTCGATACTCGTTACGACCAGCCGCTACTGCTGGTTTGCGACCGTGAGAATCGTCGTCTTTGCCACTTCGATCTGGAAGGAAAGTACGTCGACACGATCACACAACATCTTCGACGGCCTTGCCAGGTCAGTTTGCATGGCGACTATGCCATCGTGTCCGAGTTGGAAGGCCGCGTAACTGTGCTCGATCGCGATAACGTGCCGGTGGCATTTCTCGGCGACAATCCCGACAAGACGCAGTGGGCCAACTACGACCTCGCCCCGAAGACGATCGCTCGCGCCACGTTCAGCGCAGCACACGGCTGCTTCATCGACCACAATGCCAATATCTACATATCTGACTGGAATCACACTGGCCGCGTCACAAAGTGCAAGAGACGTGCTGCTTAATACATTAGAGGCTATGCCATCACGGGCTATAGAGAGTGAGCGCTGCCATGTGCAGCGCTTGTTCTGCTTGCCTCAGTAATCCTGGAGATTCACAGACCCCTTCGCCCCCAGTGCCGCTGCATGCACCTTCCGGAAAGCCGGATTCACGGTAATTACATAGGGAGCCGCACCCGCAGGTTCGGTTCTCAACATCCGGTTTGCAACTCCGTCGATCACACTGATTCTCGCGCCGCTGGTATTTGCAATGTAGACGCGATCGTGATCAGCATCGACAGTCACAGCTTCAGGTCGCGAGCCCACGGGAATTGTGGCGATAAGCTTCTTCTTGTCGCCCGATATCACGCGAATGGAGTTTCCCGAATAGTCCGCAACGTAAATCGTGTTGGTGCGCTCGTTGACAGCCAGGGCGCAAGGGATGCCGCCGGTTTCGATATAGATGGGTTGAGTTGATCCCGCCTCGATCGCGGCAAGCCGGCCTTCTCCGATCTTGGCGATGTACACGGTGCCGGTCTTCTGATTGATTGTCATGCCCCAAGCATGCATTCCGACCGAAGTCCGGGTGATTTCACGAGTGACGCCGTTCAGAATTAGAAGATCGCCCATCTCGTAACTGAGAAGGTAGACCGTGTGCGACTTCTGATCAACTACCAGCAGATCGGGCGAGCCCGCCTCGATGCTGCTCACCTGGTTAGTGGCAGCATCGATGACCATGAGTTGATTGCTGTAGGTGCGCGTTACGTAGATCCTGCCGGCAGTCGAATCGGACGCAATGGAATAGGGATGATCGCCAACTTGCTCGGTCGCTACTACTTTGTTGGTCTCCCCATCCAGAACGCTCACCGTTCCATCGCCGGCATTCACGATGTACGCGCGGCCATTCCGTGAATCGACCGCAACGGAGACAGGATGAGCGCCGACCTTCACCGATTGCGTCGTTCCGGTGCGATCGTTGCTGATCTCGACGCTACTGCCGTCACTATCGACGACGTAGCTCTTTCCAGTCGCGGGATTGAAAGCCGCGCCCGCGTTATTGATCAAGCCGCTATGCGGCGCTTCCACCAGTTGCTGAGATTCTGCCCTGAGGGAGAAACCCGCGAACGCGCCGAACAGGATGGCACACAGGCAAACAGGTGCTCTTGACTCTGAACCGGGCATTGGTCTCAAGGCTTTTCTCAGCAGACAGGTGAGATACTTCATGGTGACTCACGCAGTATCTGTCATTGCTTTGCCAAATGACAAGCCAAGCCGGGGAAACACCGAAAGGAGGAACTCGTTGTTTAAGGCAAGGTTGTGCCGATCGTACGCATTTCTTCTAGCTGCAATTCTCCTTATATCGACTGTCGGCCTGGGGCAGTCTGCTTCCGCCAAATTTCATGTTGTTGCGATCGCTGAAGCGGGCGGTATTCACAAGCCCTTTGTGGACGCCGCCAAAATCTGGCTCGCTCAGGAATCCAAGATTGACGGTTTCACCGTCGATTACATTGAGAACACCGATCTGATTGACGATGCCTTCCTCTCGCGATATCAATTGTTCATTCAGCTGAACTATCCCCCTTACGCGTGGAAACCCGCAGCCGTAGAGGCGTTCCGAAGATATATCGAACTAGGCCGCGGCGGTTGGATTGGATTTCATCACGCGACATTGCTGGGCGAGTTTGACGGGTACTCGATGTGGCCCTGGTTTTCGTCCTTCATGGGAGGCATCCGCTTCACCAACTACATTCCAGGTTTCGCCAGCGCCACGGTCAAGGTTGAAGAGCCAACGCATCCGGTGATGAAGGGAGTACCCACACAATTCCTTGTGAATGATGAGGAGTGGTACACCTGGGACAAGTCGCCGCGGCCCAACGTTCGCGTGCTCGCGAGCGTCGACGAGCACACCTACAGTCCCGACTCCGCTACGAGGATGGGCGATCATCCCGTGATCTGGAGCAATGAGCACATGAAAGCCCGCAACGTGTATATCTTCATGGGACACCATGCTGAGCTGTTCCAGAACCCGAGCTTCACGACCATTTTTCACAATGCGATTCTTTGGGCGGCGCATCGATGAAAAGTGAGATTCGGATCATCAAGAGCAAATGCAGATGGATCGCGATGCTCCTTGTTGCGCTCAGTGTGTCTGCGCCAGTGCGCGCGCAGCAGAGCACAAAACGTGTGCTGGCGTTTTACTCGGCCAACGTCGAACGGGATCACGTGATCTTCGCCGAACAGGCGGTGAAGTTCTTCGCCGCAACCGCCAAGGCACACGGGTTCGAATTTTCATCTACCACAGACTGGAACGATCTGAACGCCGAAAAGCTCCAGGGAGTGCAACTGATTCTGTGGCTCAATGACTCTCCGCATACGCCGTCGCAACGAGCGGCTTTCGAGAGCTACATGGAGCACGGCGGTG from the Occallatibacter riparius genome contains:
- a CDS encoding NHL repeat-containing protein, whose amino-acid sequence is MKQDRNQTSRRAFLAAIGATTIATASPANSQAKASDMHAPPQLLVTGNGEWTYEVVSDWGALPAGISFGGTHGAIAHDNAGNIYVSTQSATGILVYSPEGRLLKTIAGAYPEVHSMVHAEENGTEFFYTTVQKGTPEENWLFVKMKLDGTPVLKITAPREAGFKAPNEWRLTAAVPAPDGSIFIANGYGDSRIFRFDRKGNFLRSYSGKGSDPGLLNCSHGLTLDTRYDQPLLLVCDRENRRLCHFDLEGKYVDTITQHLRRPCQVSLHGDYAIVSELEGRVTVLDRDNVPVAFLGDNPDKTQWANYDLAPKTIARATFSAAHGCFIDHNANIYISDWNHTGRVTKCKRRAA
- a CDS encoding DUF1501 domain-containing protein, whose product is MKQHPLCSDCEPELDITQLPIPAGLKREWSAVETRRRFLGRSGKVLGWAALASLFGEAALRGHGADAKNPALATRNNLGLPHFAPKAKRAIYLFMSGGPPQMDLLDYKPNLASQFNKDIPNSVRGNQQLTGMTAGQSRFPIAPSHWGFKQYGQTGTWVSDLLPYTARMIDDLTIVKSVNTDAINHEPAIMFINTGNMNPGKPCLGSWLAYGLGSMNDNLPTFVVLQTKTNPKENNQPVSSRLWSSGFLSSEYAGVGLRSGGDPVLYLADPDGVDREVRRKMLDAVEQINRQTLADVGDPETNARIAQYEMAFRMQSSVPELTDLSKEPQSTWDLYGPEARVPGTFAYNCLLARRMAERNVRFVQVYKRGWDVHGDLVGTLPILCQETDRPCYALVTDLKRRGLLDDTLVIWAGEFGRTVYSQGGLSADNYGRDHHPRCFTTWMVGGGVKPGITYGETDDYSYNVVKDPVHVRNFNATILACLGIDHNRLTYDFQGLDQRLTGPAPAYVVKGLLA
- a CDS encoding c-type cytochrome domain-containing protein, translated to MIVAERVTDAARGFIQRVRISTSAWLYPVGAAILLIALPFVFRLDGHAHAEWLQFFGRFHPVLLHLPIGLIVLLPVLEIAGAKRPALREAADLVLRAALALAMPTLALGYMLAYGAGDTGTTVTRHMWGANVLCIGLILCVFVRPAWAAGRQRLAYPTLLTVTLLTLTWTSHQGGSITHGSGYLTHYMPSGLRPIFGADSAESVSPDSFYARHIHPVLDAKCVSCHGASMVKGNLRLDTYDHLMRGGQDGAVVMPGKPENSMLLARVTLPSGDKHFMPAEGRTPLTSDEINWIRAWIRAGATPTAISVPGVRVIEDHPEPPPQPVGDYSQLLPEIRAMQNGVGAKLVPVSANPSDGLILRTADVASSFGDAQLAAFQKFAPYIVEAELARTAITDGGFDTLQKFTHLRALHLEGTSITGIGLAKLNALTQLTYINLSGTKVNAQSVTALKAMPHLRHVYLFNTAAQSDESSAKDLQ
- a CDS encoding YncE family protein, yielding MEAPHSGLINNAGAAFNPATGKSYVVDSDGSSVEISNDRTGTTQSVKVGAHPVSVAVDSRNGRAYIVNAGDGTVSVLDGETNKVVATEQVGDHPYSIASDSTAGRIYVTRTYSNQLMVIDAATNQVSSIEAGSPDLLVVDQKSHTVYLLSYEMGDLLILNGVTREITRTSVGMHAWGMTINQKTGTVYIAKIGEGRLAAIEAGSTQPIYIETGGIPCALAVNERTNTIYVADYSGNSIRVISGDKKKLIATIPVGSRPEAVTVDADHDRVYIANTSGARISVIDGVANRMLRTEPAGAAPYVITVNPAFRKVHAAALGAKGSVNLQDY
- a CDS encoding ThuA domain-containing protein, producing MFKARLCRSYAFLLAAILLISTVGLGQSASAKFHVVAIAEAGGIHKPFVDAAKIWLAQESKIDGFTVDYIENTDLIDDAFLSRYQLFIQLNYPPYAWKPAAVEAFRRYIELGRGGWIGFHHATLLGEFDGYSMWPWFSSFMGGIRFTNYIPGFASATVKVEEPTHPVMKGVPTQFLVNDEEWYTWDKSPRPNVRVLASVDEHTYSPDSATRMGDHPVIWSNEHMKARNVYIFMGHHAELFQNPSFTTIFHNAILWAAHR